A window of Pirellula sp. SH-Sr6A contains these coding sequences:
- a CDS encoding metal-sulfur cluster assembly factor, with translation MANNDSDWEITKVITEDHVREQLKQVIDPELFVNIVDLGLIYVVDIQPADEGKFNVNVEMTMTSPMCPAGPQLVANSRQVIEAIEGVGAVDIKVVMDPPWTPDRMTEDARDQLGIF, from the coding sequence TTGGCAAATAACGATAGCGATTGGGAGATAACCAAAGTGATTACGGAAGACCATGTTCGCGAGCAGCTCAAACAAGTCATTGACCCTGAGCTTTTCGTCAATATCGTCGATTTGGGTCTGATCTATGTGGTGGATATTCAGCCTGCAGACGAGGGGAAGTTCAATGTCAACGTCGAAATGACGATGACGAGCCCCATGTGCCCGGCCGGTCCTCAGTTGGTTGCCAACAGCCGTCAAGTTATAGAAGCGATTGAAGGGGTGGGAGCCGTCGATATCAAGGTGGTCATGGACCCACCCTGGACCCCAGATCGTATGACTGAAGACGCTCGCGATCAGCTTGGTATTT